The following are encoded together in the Salinibacterium sp. UTAS2018 genome:
- a CDS encoding alpha/beta hydrolase produces the protein MSTRKIHPAPPFDTELAAVLAIVNEQLPPTVTPEMIEPLRAGFVTAVDELLLDRPVSHREETFAGPGGDLIVSIFQRTDHTTAGLGILHTHGGGMIIGDRFMGMETMLAWVEELDAVAVSVEYRLAPEHPDPAPVDDCYASLVWTAENAERLGIDPAKLIISGGSAGGGLAAGTTLMARDRGGPALAAQLLIYPMLDDRNQTVSSHQIDGTGVWDRGSNDTGWDALLGDRRKTDQVSIYAAPARATDLSNLPPTFIDVGTSEVFRDEDVAYASAIWASGGHCELHVWPGGFHGYDFMAPLAALSVATQDARLNWLRRTLGL, from the coding sequence ATGTCTACTCGTAAAATTCATCCCGCTCCCCCGTTTGATACCGAGCTTGCCGCCGTGTTAGCCATCGTCAATGAGCAGCTGCCCCCGACCGTTACTCCCGAGATGATTGAGCCTCTGCGGGCCGGCTTCGTCACCGCCGTCGATGAGCTGTTGCTCGATCGTCCCGTTAGCCATCGAGAAGAAACCTTCGCGGGGCCCGGTGGCGACCTGATCGTCTCCATTTTCCAGCGCACTGATCACACCACTGCCGGTCTCGGTATCCTCCACACTCATGGTGGCGGCATGATCATCGGCGATCGATTCATGGGCATGGAGACGATGCTCGCGTGGGTCGAAGAGTTGGATGCCGTAGCGGTGTCAGTCGAGTATCGTCTGGCTCCGGAGCATCCAGACCCCGCACCGGTTGACGACTGCTACGCATCTCTCGTCTGGACGGCCGAGAATGCTGAGCGGCTCGGTATTGACCCCGCCAAACTCATTATCTCTGGCGGCAGCGCCGGTGGCGGTCTTGCGGCGGGAACAACCTTGATGGCGCGCGACCGCGGCGGCCCCGCTCTCGCCGCACAATTGTTGATCTACCCGATGCTCGACGACCGCAATCAGACCGTCTCGAGTCATCAGATTGATGGCACTGGCGTGTGGGATCGCGGAAGCAACGACACGGGGTGGGACGCTCTGCTTGGCGACCGTCGCAAGACTGATCAGGTCTCGATCTATGCCGCCCCCGCTCGTGCGACAGATCTGAGCAACTTGCCGCCCACCTTTATCGACGTGGGGACCTCGGAGGTTTTCCGGGACGAAGATGTTGCGTATGCCTCGGCCATCTGGGCATCGGGCGGACACTGCGAACTCCATGTCTGGCCCGGCGGCTTCCACGGCTACGACTTCATGGCTCCGCTAGCGGCGCTCTCGGTCGCGACTCAGGATGCCCGCCTGAATTGGCTGCGTCGCACGCTCGGCCTGTAA